In Pseudomonas sp. P5_109, the genomic window ACAGAATGTCCAGCAAACGTATTCAATCTTCTTCGACAAATGAAACCGCTGAGGCAAATAGAAGCAGCCGAACTGATGATCGGGAACAAAAACCTCTCAGGCTTACTCGCTAAAGCGCTTTTGGCCGCCACGCCGCCTGACCAGTTGGCAGTAGCGAGAAAACCTCAACCTGAGCAGCATGTTTCGGCAGAATCAATTGCTCGCCTGGAGCGTGAGCTCGCCGCATTACAGATGCAGATCAAGACAGTGGAAGAAGATTACGGACCGGATGTGCTTCATCTCACGGTCATCAAGGGCTACCTAACCAGTCTGCTTGCAAATGCTGCCGTAGTGCGATGGTTGGCCAGGCACCAACCAGAGTTCTTGAGGGAATTTCAATCTATAGCCGAGCTGACTGAGCTGCCTTGGGGAAGTGACGAATCAGCCCTTTCTGCCTGAGCCTGTGAAGGCCCAAGAATTAGGCAAAATCAGCTGTCTACCAAATACTCGGCCCAATTCAATTCTCGATAGGATGTGAGGGTGTTGCTGCGCTATCGTCGAAATCATGGTTTTGATACTGTTTTCTTCGCAGCGCGCATACCACGTGAAATTTGAACAAGAAACAAAAGCTATGACATTAAATAGTATTGTGATTGCAGTTTTTTCGTGAGTTCTGGTAGACACTTTTTGAGTTGCGTGTATGGGTTTTCGTCAAAGAAGAAAATGATGACTTCACTTTCTCTCACGCCCTTGTTCGAAAGCTTACCGGGCTTCAAATCGTAATCCGCACTGATGGTGGATGCTAGTTCGCGCAACGCCAATAGGCGCTGCTTTTTACGGGCGTCTATCTCAGGCCGGTCTTTGGGGATGGCCGCGTACTGGTTGACTCGAAGGTAGGTTCTCCCCGCTCGCGAATCCACTCTCCAAAATAATGTTTCGTTTTTCCCTTCGTAGTAGCCCTCACGCCGACAAATATCCAGCTGAGTCCAAGGTGTGCCGTTCATGTTGACGCCTTTCTTGAATTTCAAAGAAGGGTCACTGTTCTTGAGTTGGTCATAGAGCTCACCGATGAAGTGCCGTTGACCGATGGCGCTTTGAAATGCGGTTGGGCAGGAGATGGCTAAGCGCTGAAAGACCTGTTCTTCCTTAGAAATCCAGGCGTCTTTCAGGAACGCACAGTACTGATCGATGATTAGGTGGTACGGCGCTAAAAAGCTAACCGCTTGATAGAAATCATGGGCGGATATCAGCTGATAGCCCTGTAGATTCTGCCGCTCCCAGGTGTCGACATAGCCGATTTTGAAATAGATGTACTTGTCGCAATTCGGGAAGCGTTCCCGATAGCGATTGAGTTGATCGGAGTGAAAGGTCGATGAGGTTTTGTTCTCAAACAGGATACGTCGAGGCGTGCTGTTGACCTCAAAACTCAGGAGTAAATCGACGTTGCCGGATTGGAGCACGGGTTCGATTTTGACGGGCGTCTCGTCTTCTGCAATGAGCCCTAGGGCGTGAAATACCTGAGAACGATAATCTGCGAGGACTGGGTTGACCTCCAGCTCCTTGAAAAACCACGCCAAGAAAGCATCAGTACTGAGTTCCTTAGGGGCGTACATGAACAGATTATTCAACGTTTCTTCCTTGAGTGGGTGGGTTGAGGGGAGGGCCTCGACGACCATTAGCCGTTGAATTCGTCTTCTCCTAAGGTTGCTGTCTGTATTATTCGGGTTGCCGGTTTGACCCTTTTGCTGGTTGCTGACTCATAGCTTACAAGCCAACGAAGTGCCTAGTCCTCCAATCCTTTCATAGTGGTGAGGCCCGTCCAGAAAGCGACATGTTTCATACCACGGGTACCGCGTGACTCATACACTGAAAAACTTCAGCTTCTCTGAAATGGAGCGTGGCAAATGCGGGCTTGCTACCGTTCGTCGGGATTAATGAAAGCCGACGATCAACCAAATTTGCATGTGGAACGATATTTGCTCAACCGTTTTGGCAAGGATGTCCTTCTCAAAACGGTTTTTGAGTAGGGACGCGCTTGTAAAAAAATCGATAAAAGCAAAAAACGCGAAAAAACAATTCCCTTCACAAAGCACATTGATCTCTTTAGATTCGTTTTAGTCAGTTCGGTCAGGTCTCTTCGATACTAACCATGCTGACGACTACTAATCGCGACACTAATTTACTTACTAGTTGGACACCCAAATGAATATTTATGGCACAAAGCATTGTGTGGAGAATCCGTATGCCTGTTACAAAGCCAGTAAAACAGATCGAATGTAGAGACCCCGTTGTAAATAGTCTGATTGTAATTAGCTATCTAGGCACTAATAGTGTCACTTACTGCATGCGTGAAACGACTAAAGAACGTCGCCGCACCACGTTAGGAACGTCCAAGGATCTGACGTTAACGCAGGCCCGCATCAAGGCATTGGAGGTTGAGGGAGCAGGTTGCAACAAAGCCTCTTTGACGCTTTCCCAAGTCTTCGAGCAGTATGAGCAATCCGGCGAGTACAGCGGCAAACGCAGTATGGGTCGTGAGCGTAAGCGTTATGATTCCACCGTTGCGCCGTTACTGGGTAAAAAAGAAATCAAAGCAATCAGCTTGGCAGATATTCAAGCCGTTTTGGCATCACTGCGTGCTTCGTTAAGCGATGCGACCAAAAATCGATATCTCGCCATGTTGCGTTCTATTTTTCGGTTTGCTGTGGATCACGACTACTGTGAAAAGGATCCGACTCGTAGCATCAAGCTCAAGCGCGAAGTGCCGGTCAAGCTGTATGAAGTGAACGATGAACTAATCAACCGTCTCGCTGTGGCTGTGGACTGGTTAGAAGAACGTTTTCCGCGAACGTCTTGTCTCGTGGAACTGTTGTTGCTGACCGGCATGCGGTTAGGCGAAGCGCTCTCCCTCAAGTGGGGGGACGTTGATTTTACGCTATTACAGATCACTTTACGGACCACCAAAAGCGGTCGACCCCGCCACGTTCCCATCAGCGACGAATGCAGTGAAGTGCTGGATCGGCTAGCAGAGGTAACTGCTGACTTTCCCAAAGATGGCTGGCTGTTTCCATCATCGTTTGGGCCGTCACATATGACCCGACCAGTGCGCCCATGGAAAAAAGCTTGTCGGGCAGCACGACTCCCCTTGTCATTACGTTTTCATGACTTGCGCCATATTTTTGCCTCGGCCTGCGTCAAGGATGGTATCCCGCTGTACACGGTGCAAGGCTTGCTCGGCCATTCCTCCATCCGGATGAGCGAGCGATATGCCGCATTGGCGTCCTCAGACCTGTTGAAGGCCAGTTGTCGTGTTTCAAGCGCCCTTGCCCTCCGCTCAGGAGGTGTTAAATGAGTAAGTTCTTTTCAAGCGACGCGCTGAGCGCTGATGCCGTTGATGCCGTGCTGCGGGCTGGT contains:
- a CDS encoding site-specific integrase; this translates as MPVTKPVKQIECRDPVVNSLIVISYLGTNSVTYCMRETTKERRRTTLGTSKDLTLTQARIKALEVEGAGCNKASLTLSQVFEQYEQSGEYSGKRSMGRERKRYDSTVAPLLGKKEIKAISLADIQAVLASLRASLSDATKNRYLAMLRSIFRFAVDHDYCEKDPTRSIKLKREVPVKLYEVNDELINRLAVAVDWLEERFPRTSCLVELLLLTGMRLGEALSLKWGDVDFTLLQITLRTTKSGRPRHVPISDECSEVLDRLAEVTADFPKDGWLFPSSFGPSHMTRPVRPWKKACRAARLPLSLRFHDLRHIFASACVKDGIPLYTVQGLLGHSSIRMSERYAALASSDLLKASCRVSSALALRSGGVK